Genomic segment of Hoplias malabaricus isolate fHopMal1 chromosome 14, fHopMal1.hap1, whole genome shotgun sequence:
accttagtgttgaggtgtaggaaaATTGTGTGGTGGGCCCTACATGAGGAGGCTCTAGGGTAggttacatcttatcctgtgcaTGATTATAATTGAGCCATGGTTAACGTTAAACTTAGTTCCAGACTGACGCATTCAGGGCAAATGTCAGAACTTGTTTGAGGTACTAAAATGTTCCTCTAAATCCCAAATTATATGGGACTGTGTCTTGCCAACCTTAGTCATGGACTCGCCACAGGCAGTTTTACCTACAGCCCTACAACAAATCTTGCAAGCACAGCTGTATTTCCTTCTCCCAGATTCCTCACTGCAAGAAACACCAAATAGTTTCCACAGAATAGATAACATCTGGATGTTTAAAAAATTCTCACAAGATAAACACATGTGCTTAAGTCTTTTGACTGCTTCATCTCCAATCTAAATTTTTAGAAAAGAATGAAACCAGTGCTTGCAGGGTTCACAAGATTGTGAGCTGAGCACACAAGTGGGTTAACTGAATTACATCCATGTTAAACAGGACATTACACCCAAGTTTGGATGATTAAAGCCCAACACTGTCATTTGACTCAGCGTCAACACTACACAGGACACAAGAACAAAGACAAGGGtcccaaatattttttatttcaagcTCAGGACTTACAGACATACACAACAGTCAGATATTTGTAGGTGCCCACACAGGGATCGGGGAACATTTTGCTTGTGGCTGGGACCGTGCATTTCTTTTTACCTTCACACCTAGATGGGGAGGGAGCAGGAACACAGTGATAAACAGGAAGACAGTAAATGTACAAGAGTTTTGTCTCTAGTTTAGTTGGTGAAATTGACCTGTGCTTAACCACAGACAGGGAGCTGGATGCAAAGCAGTTTGTTTTGGAGACCTGACTTGGCAGCTTCACAGCAGCACATGTGGTGGTGTCTGTTCGGCCATAGTTAGCGCCCAAGATCCTGAGGACCCCAGTACCTGAGGAAGATTTACAGAACCCTCCAAGTATTTACACCATGAAAGACAATATTTGAAGGGCATTGGTGGTAGTGTCTAATTAAAATGTGCATGTAAACAAGTCTGTACAAACCACATGAGAGTCTAGCCGTTTTTCCTTCACAGGTCACACTGGTCACTGCAAGGAACAAACACTGCTTAGCCTTTGCACATTTCCATAAGATTCCTCATTAGAAAATGCAGTTTAATCCTGTCAGACATTCCTCATTCTgcagtttgtttttaaagaacaaTTGAGACAACCAATTGTGCCCCAACCATACATTTTAATTCTTGTGAAATCAGACAGCAAAGCAACAAGACAACGTTAAAAAGCCTTGTCACAAGGTCAGAAAACTCCAGGTCATTGATGTTTGAAGGTAGTTTGGACTAAAATGCACCTGAAGCAGCAAAAGGAGACACACAAGGCATGGCACAGGAGGATCACTCACCAAGATGTATGCAGTTGTAGGACACTACCAGGTATTTGTAAGTGCCAAAACAAGGATCACCGAAGACAGCATTTGTCACCTCCAAATCACAACGCTTCTTGTCATTGCACCTGTACAAAAGTATTCAGTTCAACCATTCCAGCTAAAAGTTAACATGCATTTAAATGGCCCTACAAAAGTACCTTTGAGCCACAATATTAGAAGTGCCTGAGGAACCACAGTTGGTGGTCTGGACAAGCTTTCTGGTCTGTCCCGCTGAGCAGGTGGCCTTATCAGCACGTCCATAGTTAGCACCGACGACCTGAATCACATCATTTCCTAAAGAGAATAAAACTGGAGTCAAAGAACAGAATATTGGGAGGGGGTGTCAGTAATCCACAAGCCA
This window contains:
- the LOC136665993 gene encoding rhamnose-binding lectin-like, producing MVLKLFLLSLLMAALSGISSAVYIVICENHRGTLDCGNDVIQVVGANYGRADKATCSAGQTRKLVQTTNCGSSGTSNIVAQRCNDKKRCDLEVTNAVFGDPCFGTYKYLVVSYNCIHLVTSVTCEGKTARLSCGTGVLRILGANYGRTDTTTCAAVKLPSQVSKTNCFASSSLSVVKHRCEGKKKCTVPATSKMFPDPCVGTYKYLTVVYVCKS